Part of the Clarias gariepinus isolate MV-2021 ecotype Netherlands chromosome 25, CGAR_prim_01v2, whole genome shotgun sequence genome is shown below.
ataagtaaatctATATagcagagtgcaatatatttcacaataataaggatttttttcaaattatgttccattatttcacaatatcattttcatattacatatctgtgtcttatttattcatagagttatttatttcatcatgtcctatttatttatttaattttgaacactttggagttccatagtTTTGGGTccaaacacatacaaaataaaataaactgaattaaatacagttgtgtttttaacattttcatgTCCACTTTTCTATTTGAAGATGATGATAAGCTTCTTATAAAATAGTCATTAATACATCAGTGTTAGAGATGTTGAAGATCAACATGATAGAGATACAAATTATTAGGGTTTTCTGACATTGTGTCAACTTTCCATTGTCTCTATCACTTACAGTCTtgtcaaaaatatttgcccctttctgattttttttgcatatttgtcatacTTGACACAAAGATAAATAGAATAACTAAACATGCAGCTTTTAAGTGATTAGACCTGCCTGGCACTAACATTACTGTGATTAAACACACTTTTGGGAAATTTCACTGACCACACACCgacctgattactgccaggCCTGTTGactcaagaaatcacttaaataaaagcAGTTTGACAAAGTGACGcactttaaaaaacttaaaaagcaacatgatctaaagaaattcaagaacagaaGAGAAACTAAGTAATTGATGTATATCAGTGTGTAAAGAGTTACAGAACCACTTCcaaggctttgggactccagtgaaccacagtgagagacaTTAACCACAAGTGGAACAGCAGTGAACCTCCCAGGAGCGGCCGGTCTACccaaattactccaagagctcataaaagaacccagaacaacacccaaagacctgcaggcctCACTCACCTCAgctaaggtcagtgttcatgattcagcCACAGCCAGTTATTAGGTAAAGGGGGCAGATACTTTTGTTCTTTAGATGTACAGGAAGTACGTGAATGGAACGATGGACCAAAAGGCTGACATATACTCCATACTGACAATAAACGGGGAACTTTTTGACacccataatgtgtgtgtgtgtgtgtgtaagaatgtGGTGCTCCTGATGTCAGTAAGCGTATCGAAGCAATAAATCCTCCTTTAACTCATTTTAAACATAACACACATATAGATGTATAAAGTGATCTAAAGCCAGTTCTGCTATAAAGAGGTTGAACTTCACCCAGGACACAGTGAGGGCGGCCATGTTGGATTGACATCACTGTTGAGAATCTTGGAAGGAAGTGGTAGGTGAGAAGACGACCCCAATCTGAGGAGTTGAATTTGAAGTTTATTTTTGGTGCCTTTTGCTGTTTTAAGGCGGGGATTAGGATGTGCAACTGAAGTGTTAGTACAGAGGACGTCCAGCTGGAGACAGCGTCCTCTATAGATGGTCAACGCTAAAGCAGGAGAGACAGATAGTCTTCTGAGCTTAGAAGCTTGGCAGATAATCAGAAAGAACATTCGTTATGGTGGAAAACAGGGTGTGACAATGAAGTCAGGGATTACTGAGTGCAGGAAGGTTCAGCCACAGGAACGCGGGACAGGAGGTGATGGGACATAACGGCGAAACAGTGAAACCCATTGAGTTTATATACGGTACGGGGGGACATGGAACGCTCTCTccgtgtgatgatgatgagagatgaAGTCTATCACTGTGATCACAAGAAGTAAAAAGGTACAGACCCCAGCACGGTGGAACTCATGTcatactgtattctctccaCATTGTATACAGGTGCTTTACAGTCTTCTTTTCACACAGAAGACTCTCACTGTCCCCATGTCTCTCACTGCACGTCCAGTTTTCAGTCCATTTCTCTTCCAATATTTCACTTCATGATCATTGTAAATGTTTTCCTGTTATTTATCGGTGTACTGTTCATGTTACTCAGCAGCGCTGGACGTTAGAACAATGCTGTTGTGTGCTCTAAGCCTCTTATCAAACCAGATCTGTTCTCCTGTTTCCTGCCACATTTGTTTATCAGTTCCTAACCAGCTTCATCACGTGACATCGCCACAGTGAGGGACGTTAAAggggtttgatgtgaacattaagaCTCCATTCAGCAGCGAGCACCTCATCAGGTAAGACTGCAGCACTTTACCTGGATCTGTTCACCTCATCACTTTCTCATAGCACTGATTAGTTAttgttatatacacacactagaTGTTATTATCACTACTATTGCCACACGAGTTGTGTATAGTGATGCTGTGTATACACTACATAAGGATATACAGTCTGTAACAAAAAACAACTTTGCCAgcggttagggttagggttagggttggggttgggattagggttggggttggggttagggttggggttaggggttagggttgggggttagggttggggttagggttggggttagggttgggggttagggttggggttagggttggggttagggttgggggttagggttggggttagggttgggggttagggttagggttggggttggggttaggggttggggttagggttgggggttagggttggggttggggttggggttagggttggggttagggttggggGTTAGGGTTGGTTCAACACCTCAGgagtataaaatatgaaaaagtagTTACAGGAGCTACGTCTCCAAGACTCTTATACGTTCATCCCGTGACAGCACaattacagtgtgtgtacagaacCATGTTTTCTCCAACAactaaataatgaatataacaAGCTatgttggtattattattattattattattattattattaatggcaGCTTTGCTTTTTTTAGCTGACGTTGCCTTTCGACCACACACTGCACCACACACATTCTTCATCATTGGCATCGTCATGGCAACCGTCTCAGTCttgctcctcctcctcttcgCAGGTAATCATCATGGCAATCAACAAGCATTAACCTTTAGATCTAAACATCAAACATCAAtacatgttaataataataatctgtgtCCTTTGATCCTGCACCAACCCGGCGTTTGTGTCACTGCAGCCAGTTACTGACCACAAATCTATACATATAACAAAACTGTCAAGTGGGcgtgtctgtattttttttgtctattttcttCTGCACACGTCACATATAAACCATTTAaggaatttaaatgtaatcatcCCATGGGAGGAGAAGATATGGtcatgtaaaatttaaatggaaacacccttatctcataaaaaatcttccttaataaaaaatcattagttcatcgcAAAATtcagcagatggcgctgtacattttttaaaaagtgctcaTGAGTGTGCAAATAAACTTCAGGCGAAGAAAGTCACCGGCACATCTAATcctcaataaaacatttacattaatgcacacacacagtgtgacatCTGTGACAAtctgttaaatatgttttattttattatgcattTAACTTGTCTAAAAATCTCTAAGGATTTAAAACTGTAAGTGTCTGTTTCATGTAGAAGAGGCGGTACTACACGGGGCTGTCAGTACAtgcattcttttatttatatttattgaatattaaataattctCTTATGTGGTCTATAGTAGGTGTTcttatttctgtatatatatcTAAATaacagaaaggttttgtctgtacattgggtcagaactcactcttttaattatagttttatgttttataatctggaggaccagaaaccagtctcagaaacatttgtctgtctgtctgtctgtctgtctagccAGATGACATCACAGCAtctaggttttatttatttagcactttTGCCTCGATGTGGGTGTGGTTAAACAAATATCACTCAACGGAGCCAATCTACATAACAGTTTACTGTGTATAGACAGAGAAGACACAGAAATGACCGAAATGCATCTACATGGCGCTCAAatcctcatcacacacacacacacacacacacacatacgacaGCACAACTCATCATGGCTTCCTCCAAAACAATGGGATGTACACCATGAAGACTGAACTTTccaccataaatgaaatgaatatgttgagtagaagtgaagttatgagcagttatgtctCATTAGATTATAAAGTTATGTCTTATTAGAGTGTACTGCACATGCGTCTgactgtgggcgtgtcttaaaTCGACCGTCTGTCTagactttactgaatctcctgcagtccttagacctctgtctgaagtttaatctgcaccatcagtgaatctaaatgtggagtaaaagtgatgttatgaacagttatgtgtgggatttaataatctactgtaaaataatctactaatgcgctactgtctcaatgtaaacaaacacctgcaccaatagatattaattagaaaagataaagtgaatattttgactgggattagttcatattttcactttggctgaaataacagcgctgaagtggtataagtgaattttaacacgctggagtggtatAAGTGACTCCGTCAGTGTAAACACTTTTAGCTCCACGTGTTCCAGCATATCAACAGGTTTATTTAATCTTGATCTTCATGTGCCCAAGCCTGAGCCCTAAACCCTGAGCCCTAAACCCTGAGCCCTGCCCACAGGTAAAATCCTCCCCTTACCCGTGCCACACTGACCCTGGTCACATGCAGCCACTGAACTGATCACTGACCTCCCCATGTCTCAGAACACCATCATTATGGTAATAGTGGAACATTTTTCCAAGTCCCCCAGCCTGTTCCTCCTGCCTCGACTCGTCCTGCCTTTGAGTCTTCAGAGTTTATCTTTAACTATGTATTCAGGTCCTTTCACTTCCTGAACAACATTGTGAGTCACCCAGGAGCCCAATTTATACTCCTGCTACATTAACAGGAGAAATCTCTTCCACAGCCTTTTCTTCTCCAGTCCACAGCAACATCACTACCTTCCATGTGATTCCTGCTCTCATGAATCAGACTGATGCTCGGGCAGCTTGCAGAGAAAATTACACCGACCTCGTCACTGTGTACTCTGATGAAGACAACACTGAACTGTATAACCTGATGATGAAGGCTGGTGGTGGAGGAGGATGGATCGGTCTCTATCACGGTCAGTTCAGTGAGAAATGGTCTAATGGTGATCCTGTAACATTCAGTAATCTGGCAGGGGATTGTGGGACATTGAGCTGCTGTGCTGCTATGAAGCCTGATGGTTCATGGGAAAGTCTTCAGTGCACAGTGACAAGATACTTCATGTGCTATGGACAAGGTAACTAAAGGTGACTTGACTACATTCTAACTATTAAATATATGCAACATATAACCTAATTTCTGCACTTTAATAGATGCTTCTTCACAGACTCCTAATTATTATCTAATCCTTGAGAGTAAGACCTGGTATGAAGCTCAGCGTTACTGCAGGGGGCGCTACACTGACCTGGTCAGCATCAGAGATCAGCAGCAAAATGAAGAGGTGAAGATTAAAGGGTTAAACAGCAGCACGTCCTTCTGGATCGGCCTGCTGCGTGATGACTGGCAGTGGACTGATGGAGGAAACTCTACTTACAGGAACTGGTGGACTGGAGAACCTTCGGCCCCACCATACAACTGTGTAGTACTAATTGGAGGGAAATGGATGTCATGGTCATGCAGTATTAACTACTATCCTCTGTGCTACAGTAAGTGATGACTTTCCAAACTAGAAATCATGACTAGAGTCTTTGTCTCTGATCTCACTCTAAACCATCCTCCTCCTTTTGGGTTTCTTGGGTTTTGGGTTGGGTCTCTCTCAGGCTCCATCCATGTGAGTGCTGAGGCTCTGAGCTGGCAGGAAGCGCTGGGTTACTGTAATGAAGGGAACAGGACTGGAATTCTCAACATCGATTCTGAAGCTAAACAGAAAGAGGTGGAGTCTGGGCTCAGGAGGGGGCGTGTCGCTGATCCACTGTGGGTGGGGCTTAGACAGAGCCGATTCTTTGGGTTCTGGATTTGGGCCGATGGGGCGGCTGTGTCTCCGTACGCCAACTGGGATGAAGGGAAATGGCCCGAGGGTCCGCTCTCTCAGCACTGCGGCGCCGTCGTTCCTCCAGACTACAGATGGAGAGATATGAACTGTGGGTCTCGGTACAGAGCTCTGTGTCACATCAAGTGTTTTCCATGAATCACACAattttttatgtgattattactattattattattattataatttagtaCCTTTCTGTatactttttattctttttaaacatgaaatggTCAGATTccatataataataacattggTTTTCAActggtgaactggtgacaggatctcGGCCACCCAAGGCCCACCCATGCCCACGGGGACCAAAGGCCCGCCTGTCTGATCCAATCCGTCAGAAACACTAATGCACAGCCCACTTGAgcctttgcctgctgggccttTTGCCTTTGCCACCGCagaacccacagcacccaaaggatccgctgcaAACATCCTGCAATAGGACATATTTAAGCTGGAAATTAGTAAATGTGTCTGAAAACAGGTTTAATTCctctatatttcttatattatgatattattatgAGAAACTTTAGATAACTTTTTCTTCATGTGAAATATATTTACTGacatttttctctctcacacaatctctgtgtgtctctgaagATGTTTTAGACGTTAATGGTGATAGTTTACATAAGGTGTAGAATAGTGATGGAAAAATGATTATAACAGACTGTAATTCACTCTGTTCATCATACTCTAATGTTTGATGCTTTATGTGTTTTAAAGAGCCTATATTGTcatttaataatcatttaaaaatgttttgctctTTGCTCCATTTAAAACTCCGAACCCCctcatgatgatgataaataaCACTGTTATATGTTACGGGAATGTAACCTggtatttaaaaagtaataaacaatctgaattctttattttaaactcaggctccttttttaaattattttttaatgacatgAACTTTTAAAAGCATATGATGCCATTAGGATGTCTGAGAGCCGCGGGGCCCTCAGGGGCCCTTacacgagattttgctgcatagctcatacacacttgcaggTATGCACATGAAactcggtacacatttagagctcattaagCCCATTCGCAAAAAAAACCAaatctcaaacgggtcagccgtGACGACGCCTTAAATGTACGCTGAAAAGTGATTAATAACGTTCTGtgtgacatcatattgagtgacactTTCAGGGCATCATAGTGGGgtgctttttttccagcatcttcggcctattctacacacatacacaccacgaATGTTAACACTCAGTCATGGTAACATAACCACCTCAGATACCCGTCACTGCTGCTGTGGATGTTTCACACTACGGATAGTAAATACTGAAtatttattcaatatttaaataaaaacttataacataacatgcttttaaaatggtctcaaagcagctttacacaatcaaaagaattattaatgTTTGTATGAATCACAATGATAAGACTATTAAACGtgtataattgtaaataaattattgattaataataattgattacaTATGTACAgagatttttacagattactagccacAATGTGGTATTACCGACTAGTCCtcgaaaataataataataataataataataacgttaataacaacaacaacaacaataataataataataataataataacaacattaataataacaataacaataataataataataacagtaacaacaacaacaacaataataacaataataataataataataataacaacgttaataataacaacaacaataataataataacagtaacaacaacaacaacaataataacaataataataataataataataaatatataaatcctttttcgaGCTCTATGTTTTTTCGCGCTCCAGCAGGACGCAGTGCCTGATGGGAATTATTTCATTTGGTGTGATTTTGGaacacacttaacatggctgaacactcGGTGTAGTGCACTTCGCAGGGTACCTCAGGCCGATTGAAACGCCCCTATTGTTCCTTCTTCACTGCagttttatgtcttttattttgaaaatgagGTAAAAACGTTGCATTGTAGGATTAATTTcacacattttgaaaaaaaaggataaagccATGAATACTGTATAATCGTGGCTATTCTGAAGAATATTATATTTAGAGCAGTGTTACAGTTTTAAGTGCAGCTTTTTGAAGTTGATATTTTATTACGGAATATTTTATCGCCTATTTGGGTCTTACAGGACTTTTATTATGAAATTTAATTAGTAATCGTACTTGGGACCCGGAAGTGCAGGTGGAAGCTCCCCGGTTTCTCGGAGCCGCAggacgggtgtgtgtgtgtgtgtgtgtgtgtgtgtgagagagcgagcgagcgcGCGGCTGAACCCCGGGTGAGAGTGTGCGGGTGAGACACGTCTCTCTTAATGGAGGCGCGCGCGCTGGGGTTCGGGTCAGGGGTCACGAGGAGAGGCTAGGAGCGCGCGCTGGGACTCGCGCTGCTGTTTATTCTCCTCAGAGTACAGTGAGTATGAcctcatcatcaacaacaacataaacaataataacatcACTAACCCAGTGAGAGCATGACCTCATcaacaacataaacataaacaaacagcaATAACAACACTAGTGTTTCTGAACTCAACACTATAGTGATTACacagttcttcttcttcttcttattattattattgttatttatattattattattgttgttgttgttgtttagacAGATATATTTCGGTGTAATAATGCTGCTCTGGCTTTCAGGAGCAGTTTACAGGTGTATCATTATAGataaaatattggcacccctcCACTTATACCTcacacttgtgttttttttttaatttatttctttacattgttCTTTTAAATGACCTAAAGTTAAATCTCCACACTGATCTGTATAGATCTGAGgtctgtatatatttaatgagtGTAAATACTCATTCTGacagcacggtggcgtagtaGTTAGTGCTGTCTGcgtgcaccttcagggtccgggttcgattcccacctcagggtctgtgtgtatggagttagtgtgttctccccgtgatcagtgggtttcctccgggtactctggtttcttctcacagtctaaagacatgcaggttaggctgacTGGAGTTCCcaaaatgcgtgtgtgtgtgtgtgtgtgtgtgtgtgtgtgtgtgtgtgtgcgtgtgtgtgtgtgtgcaccctgtgatagattgacactccatccatggtgtaccatggtgtaaagctgctttgtgacaatgacaattgttaaagtGCTTTACAAATGAAATTGCCTGGTGCCCTACGACCCCTGCGTTAGGCTCCTCCCCCACCACCCTCTATATATGGTATAGTGCGGTATAGATATGGAGTGATTCTgtgatttacattatttttttgtaacttaGACCGCCCATCACTCATAAATATTCATGTAGGAGATGATTAGTCTCTTCActtcctgtttatttattttacaaaaaaaaatcatgaagacCTTTATTTTAGTACTTTTACTGATGAGTAGTTTTTGTacccatatgtgtgtgtgtgtgtgtgtgtgtgtgtgagagtgaaagTGAGAGAGTGATATAGAGACTAATGATttgattttgtttatgtttaagtttATGACACATTATGACTTGACTGCTCATCATTTCCTTTGTTTAAAACACGTTTAAACTATTTTGTAATTGTGGCACTGAGAATAAATATacacttttttaaacaatatttgggtatataaaatatttcaggATTAAATGGTGTGTTTTGTTCGTCCGTGTCAAGTTACAGCTTCATTAATATTTGAGTCTGAGCACTAAATCTTTTAGAGAGTTACAACAATGTGTAATTATTAAAGCAATGTGACAcaccctgactctgtgtgtgtgtgtgtgtgtgttatagtgtgttatagtgtgttaggATGAACACAGAGGAAGTGGAGTTGCTCGGTGACTCTAAATACAGGAACTACGTGGCGGCGGTGGATAAAGCGCTGAAGAACTTTGAATACTCAAGTGAATGGGCCGATCTCATCTCAGCTCTCGGGAAACTCAACAAGGTCTCCatcattccctctctctctctctctctctctctctctctctttttctctctctccccgtctctctcagtaaactgtacattattattattaataaatcataCAGAAAAATCATCAGTATGATAAAGACTTATAGAtgctttttgtaaataataaatctaaattataataaaatattagccATGGAGAGACTTTATTCAGCAGGTCTAATAATGTTCTTAGAGAATGTGAGAGCTCGTCCTGTCCCTGATAAACCTGGAGAAATTAAAGTTTCTGCTGGAACCTCAAACCTCTCCTTaaagaaatgtgtttctgtAACGTTTAAACTAAATAAGAATTTCTTTCCGACTCTTGACTTTGGATGAGTTTCTGTCTCACCTCACTCTCCACAGATCACGACTCTGTCTCAGTTTAATACCTGTGTATAAGCTCTTTCTGTAGATGctgagacctgtgtgtgtgtgtgtgtgtgtgtgtgtgtgtgtgtgcgtgtgtgttgcaTGATGTTACAGGTCCTGCAGAACAATGCCAAGTACCAGGTCGTCCCCAAGAAGCTGACGATTGGGAAGCGCTTGGCTCAGTGTCTGCACCCGGCGCTGCCCAGCGGAGTCCACCGAAAGGCTTTAGAGACCTATGAGATCATCTTTAAGATCATCGGGCCCAAACGCCTCGCCAAGGACCTGTTCCTTTACAGGTAACTAACATGCAGCCTCCATATAACACTGGTTCCCAGTGCTGATCACATACTGGGCACATCTTTAAACCTGGGCGGAACGGAACAGAGTTCATTCCTGAAGCACAAACTGTCCTGAGATGAGCAGCTGGTCCTGGTGGTTCTCAGGCGGACCCGAGTCCAGCTGAGAGGGCCTTTATATCATGGGTTGGTTGCCAAGCAACGGGGTCAAGCTAATACTTGGCAAAAACCTGCAACACCTTCTCGTACACCTTCGGAAACCCACAACTAGCTCTGTTCATTAACTGAGTTAATGACTCGGGACATTCACGTGATTTAGAGGCAGGGAACGCTGGGGGAACATTTCATGATTTATGACTCGCCTCATGCGACTGTGAATTCATTTTGCACTTTAAGAAGACCGAACCCAAGCAATGCTGCAGGTAGGCGCTCCTC
Proteins encoded:
- the LOC128513403 gene encoding macrophage mannose receptor 1-like; the protein is MNQTDARAACRENYTDLVTVYSDEDNTELYNLMMKAGGGGGWIGLYHDASSQTPNYYLILESKTWYEAQRYCRGRYTDLVSIRDQQQNEEVKIKGLNSSTSFWIGLLRDDWQWTDGGNSTYRNWWTGEPSAPPYNCVVLIGGKWMSWSCSINYYPLCYSSIHVSAEALSWQEALGYCNEGNRTGILNIDSEAKQKEVESGLRRGRVADPLWVGLRQSRFFGFWIWADGAAVSPYANWDEGKWPEGPLSQHCGAVVPPDYRWRDMNCGSRYRALCHIKCFP